Sequence from the Streptobacillus felis genome:
TTGGAACATTTTTCCTAATTCAAAATTAGGTGTGATATTGATAGAAAATATGGATAATACAGGTGAGAGTTCAAATGAAATAAAAGAAATATTGGCTAAATCTCATGAAGAAGCTAGAAAATTTTTTGTTAAAGATACCTTTAGTGAAAATCCAGTAATTTCTATATGGAGAGATGCTTATCAAAAGTTTAAAACAAAAAAAGGAGTTAGATCTTCTATAGAGGCTTTGTTAAAAAGGGTAGAAAAAGGTAATGAAATTTCTAGTATTAATCCTCTTGTAGATTTATATAATTCTATTTCACTTAAGTATGCAATGCCATGTGGGGCAGAAGATAGTGATACTTTTGTTGGAATTCTAAGACTAGGAATAACAGAAGG
This genomic interval carries:
- a CDS encoding B3/4 domain-containing protein — translated: MKFIIEDSYWNIFPNSKLGVILIENMDNTGESSNEIKEILAKSHEEARKFFVKDTFSENPVISIWRDAYQKFKTKKGVRSSIEALLKRVEKGNEISSINPLVDLYNSISLKYAMPCGAEDSDTFVGILRLGITEGGDEFYLIGEEENTPTLPGELCYKDDAGAVCRCFNWRDGKRTMVTDKTKNAFLIIELLDNAREDELNIALNELSENIQKYLKASTKIYVLDKENSEI